The following are encoded in a window of Roseimaritima ulvae genomic DNA:
- a CDS encoding DUF1552 domain-containing protein: protein MNLNLLDRRRFLRGTGVALALPLFESVGQAWAADIADTPPPKRLACFYFPDGVPMPLREDPAYEDWSWFPHGNGDEFRFTKCTEPLQPLRNDLTILSGFSHPRSRKVHGHSNADQFLTAAATGSGGPYQNTISLDQLYAAHVGDQTRFSSLVMSTDGGTGTPRGTHTMSFNRNGKAIPAEHRPKRIFDMLFVKSDGDAARRLALSESALDDLLADARSLRSTLSTRDQNSLDEYLESVREAERKVEKAKRWLHTPMPVVNAEQLQLNLTPDQPRRYVQTMFELIYLAFKTDSTRVATYQIGRENGVGKSDHLARAVGMNLAHQLSHETKRPGGWKNFAIYCQFLNEEFSRFAMKLKQTPEPARAGSMLDNSLLLFGSASSAFHLSRNYPLVLAGGKNMGFKHGQYINHAGANPQGGAWDGGREPWQKEISHEDKPLSNLFVTMLQQLGVETDTFADSDGTVSQLT, encoded by the coding sequence ATGAACTTAAATTTATTGGATCGTCGTCGCTTCCTTCGCGGCACCGGCGTGGCTTTGGCGTTGCCTCTGTTCGAGTCCGTTGGGCAGGCTTGGGCTGCCGACATTGCCGACACGCCGCCGCCCAAACGTTTGGCTTGTTTCTATTTTCCCGATGGCGTGCCGATGCCCTTGCGAGAGGACCCGGCATACGAAGACTGGTCCTGGTTCCCGCATGGCAATGGCGACGAATTTCGCTTCACCAAGTGCACCGAACCGCTGCAGCCGTTGCGGAATGACCTGACCATTTTGTCCGGCTTTTCGCATCCCCGATCCCGCAAGGTGCATGGTCATTCCAACGCCGACCAGTTCCTGACCGCTGCGGCCACCGGTTCCGGCGGTCCCTACCAGAACACGATCTCTTTGGATCAATTGTACGCAGCCCATGTCGGCGACCAGACGCGGTTTTCATCGCTAGTGATGTCCACCGATGGAGGCACCGGCACGCCTCGCGGAACGCATACGATGTCCTTTAATCGCAACGGCAAAGCGATCCCGGCCGAACATCGCCCCAAACGCATCTTCGACATGCTGTTTGTCAAGAGCGATGGTGACGCCGCCCGCCGGTTGGCGCTTAGCGAGAGTGCCTTGGATGATCTATTGGCCGACGCGCGGTCGCTGCGGAGCACATTGTCGACGCGGGATCAGAACAGCCTGGATGAATATCTGGAATCGGTCCGCGAGGCCGAGCGAAAGGTGGAGAAGGCGAAGCGTTGGCTGCACACGCCCATGCCGGTCGTCAATGCCGAACAACTGCAATTGAACCTCACGCCGGATCAGCCACGTCGTTACGTGCAGACCATGTTCGAACTGATCTACCTGGCCTTCAAAACCGACTCGACGCGGGTGGCGACCTATCAGATCGGCCGGGAGAACGGGGTTGGCAAAAGCGACCACCTGGCCCGCGCCGTGGGGATGAATCTGGCCCACCAGCTTTCGCACGAAACCAAACGACCGGGCGGCTGGAAGAATTTCGCGATCTACTGCCAGTTCCTGAACGAAGAGTTCAGTCGGTTTGCCATGAAGCTAAAACAGACTCCCGAACCCGCACGCGCCGGCAGCATGTTGGACAACAGTCTGTTGTTGTTTGGTTCGGCGTCCAGCGCGTTTCATTTGTCCCGCAACTACCCCTTGGTGCTTGCCGGCGGGAAGAACATGGGATTCAAGCACGGGCAGTACATCAACCACGCCGGTGCCAATCCGCAAGGCGGTGCTTGGGACGGAGGACGCGAGCCTTGGCAAAAAGAAATCTCGCACGAAGATAAGCCGCTGTCCAATCTGTTTGTCACCATGTTGCAGCAGTTGGGTGTGGAGACCGATACCTTCGCCGACAGCGACGGCACCGTGTCGCAGCTTACGTAG
- a CDS encoding golvesin C-terminal-like domain-containing protein: MNHQAINLSTMLLTIAWTLISLSAFAESPEHKRLPHPDAVPNSHQPGEVDNPELVPFIVKEGANLPGIVVDEMDAKLVGSWQYSTHTPPYVGLGYLHDQKQGKGTSSVTYTPELPHTGMYEVRMSHCYNVRRSTNTPVTIHHADGEVTVRINQQQVPEHKRLFRTLGKYRFEKGKQGWVKVSSAGTEGKYVIADAVQFIPCR, translated from the coding sequence ATGAATCACCAAGCGATCAACCTATCAACAATGCTGCTCACAATCGCATGGACGTTGATCTCTCTGTCTGCGTTTGCTGAATCGCCGGAGCACAAACGTCTGCCACATCCGGACGCAGTGCCCAACTCTCACCAACCGGGCGAAGTCGACAACCCGGAACTTGTTCCCTTCATCGTGAAAGAGGGTGCAAACCTTCCGGGGATCGTGGTCGACGAAATGGACGCCAAACTGGTTGGCAGTTGGCAGTATTCCACTCACACACCTCCCTACGTGGGGCTGGGTTACCTGCATGACCAGAAACAGGGCAAGGGAACAAGTTCGGTCACCTATACGCCCGAGCTTCCACATACAGGCATGTATGAAGTACGGATGTCACACTGCTACAACGTCCGACGATCGACCAACACGCCGGTGACGATTCATCATGCCGACGGTGAAGTCACGGTGCGAATCAACCAACAGCAGGTACCCGAACATAAGCGGCTGTTTCGCACCCTGGGCAAGTACCGCTTTGAAAAAGGCAAACAGGGCTGGGTGAAAGTTTCGAGCGCAGGCACCGAGGGCAAATACGTGATCGCCGACGCGGTGCAGTTTATTCCGTGTCGGTAG
- the modA gene encoding molybdate ABC transporter substrate-binding protein produces MNRVLLLMVGSAASLALIFSTLMVGEQTSSNDPQRSLMLFCAASNRAVMEAIRADYEAEFGRKVEIQYGPSQTLLSSIEVTRAGDLFLPADDSYLEMASEKQLIAEVLPIARMQAVVAVKRNNPLAINTIADMSRDDVRLVLANPETAAVGKVVRDVLTKSGRWDALAGSAIALRTTVNEVANDVAIGAADAAIVYDAVLHTYDDLQYVELPELEPAASQISLGVIASTTQPQAALHFARYVSARDRGLKRYAEFGFRTEGGDQWSDVPELSMFAGSMLRPAIEETIAAFEQREGVKVHRVYNGCGVLVAQMKAGQHPDAYFACDTEFMDQVHDLFPQPVPVSQNELVLLVQKGNPKKIKSLRDLTRKDLRVGIGHEKQCAMGWITQNTFRESGIQKEVMPNVTVQSPTGDMLVNQMLTGSLDTAVVYLSNAAGAADSLDAIRIQDLPCSVATQPWAVAEESKHAELASRLFQRICSQSSQQTFAAEGFQWQANGSER; encoded by the coding sequence ATGAATCGAGTCCTTCTCCTGATGGTTGGGTCCGCGGCTTCGCTGGCTTTGATTTTCTCCACCTTAATGGTCGGCGAGCAAACCAGTTCCAACGATCCGCAGCGGTCGCTGATGTTGTTCTGTGCAGCCAGCAATCGCGCAGTCATGGAAGCCATTCGCGCGGACTACGAAGCGGAGTTCGGTCGCAAAGTAGAAATCCAGTATGGGCCCTCGCAAACGTTGCTGTCGTCCATCGAAGTGACGCGAGCGGGAGACTTGTTCCTGCCCGCCGACGACAGCTACCTGGAGATGGCTAGCGAGAAGCAATTGATTGCCGAAGTTTTGCCGATCGCTCGGATGCAAGCGGTTGTAGCCGTCAAACGAAATAATCCTTTGGCGATCAACACGATAGCCGACATGTCCCGAGACGATGTGCGGCTGGTGCTGGCCAACCCAGAAACCGCCGCCGTTGGCAAGGTGGTCCGCGATGTCTTAACGAAGAGCGGCCGCTGGGATGCCCTGGCGGGCTCGGCGATAGCGCTGCGAACCACGGTCAATGAAGTGGCCAACGATGTTGCCATCGGCGCGGCGGATGCAGCAATCGTGTACGACGCCGTACTGCATACCTACGACGATCTGCAATACGTGGAGTTGCCGGAACTAGAACCAGCCGCCTCGCAAATCTCGCTGGGCGTGATCGCATCGACGACGCAGCCACAAGCGGCCTTGCACTTCGCCAGGTACGTTTCGGCCCGAGACCGTGGGTTGAAACGATATGCCGAGTTCGGCTTTCGCACCGAGGGCGGCGATCAGTGGAGCGACGTGCCGGAGTTGTCCATGTTCGCCGGATCGATGCTGCGTCCGGCGATTGAAGAAACCATTGCAGCGTTTGAGCAACGCGAGGGCGTTAAGGTCCACCGAGTCTACAATGGCTGCGGGGTCCTGGTGGCACAGATGAAAGCCGGTCAGCACCCCGACGCGTATTTTGCCTGTGACACCGAGTTCATGGACCAGGTCCACGATCTGTTCCCGCAACCGGTTCCGGTTTCGCAAAATGAATTGGTGTTGCTTGTGCAAAAAGGCAATCCCAAAAAAATCAAGTCGCTGCGAGACCTGACCCGCAAGGACCTACGGGTTGGGATCGGGCACGAGAAGCAATGCGCGATGGGATGGATTACCCAGAACACGTTTCGCGAAAGCGGCATCCAGAAAGAGGTCATGCCCAACGTGACGGTGCAGTCGCCCACCGGGGATATGCTGGTCAATCAGATGCTGACCGGTTCGCTGGACACGGCCGTGGTCTATTTAAGTAACGCGGCGGGCGCTGCGGATTCTCTGGACGCCATTCGCATCCAAGATCTGCCGTGTAGTGTGGCAACACAACCCTGGGCGGTGGCGGAAGAATCAAAACATGCGGAATTGGCCAGTCGGTTGTTTCAGCGAATCTGCTCGCAGTCATCGCAGCAGACGTTCGCCGCCGAAGGTTTTCAATGGCAAGCGAACGGAAGCGAACGATGA
- a CDS encoding ABC transporter permease, protein MSEVKPAAIAVSPSVAGPAASRPARRRRSDVPFFLVMSGLSALFILLIVLLLVADVMFTSLSDFSGALTKPEIRSAFVLTMLTCTAAALLSMWVATPLGYLLSRYRFPGRWVIDTLVDIPIVLPPLVLGLSLLILFHLPIGGWELEAWLRDDVGFPVTYRWPAVVLAQFSVACAFAVRTMRVTFDQIDPRAEDVARTLGCTRGQAFLTIAMPQAWRGMIAATTIAWARALGEFGPILVFAGATRMRTEVLSTTVFLELSIGQLDAAVAVSLLMVAMAVIVLLILRVLGTGLNA, encoded by the coding sequence ATGAGCGAAGTCAAACCGGCCGCGATCGCCGTCAGTCCTTCCGTCGCCGGTCCTGCAGCCAGTCGGCCTGCTCGTCGCCGCCGCAGCGACGTGCCGTTCTTTCTGGTCATGAGCGGCCTGTCTGCACTGTTCATTCTGTTGATTGTGCTGTTGTTGGTTGCCGACGTGATGTTTACATCGCTCTCGGACTTTTCCGGTGCTCTGACCAAGCCGGAGATCCGCTCAGCGTTCGTGCTGACGATGCTAACGTGTACCGCTGCGGCGTTGCTATCGATGTGGGTGGCCACGCCGCTGGGCTACCTGCTCTCGCGGTATCGGTTTCCCGGACGATGGGTGATCGACACGTTGGTGGACATCCCGATTGTCTTGCCGCCCCTGGTGCTGGGGCTCAGCTTGCTGATCCTGTTTCATCTGCCGATCGGCGGTTGGGAACTGGAGGCTTGGCTTCGCGATGATGTTGGTTTTCCGGTAACTTATCGCTGGCCTGCGGTCGTGCTGGCTCAGTTTTCGGTGGCCTGTGCGTTTGCCGTACGAACGATGCGGGTGACATTCGACCAAATTGATCCTCGCGCGGAAGACGTGGCTCGCACGCTTGGTTGCACTCGGGGGCAGGCTTTTCTCACGATCGCTATGCCACAAGCTTGGCGAGGCATGATCGCCGCAACCACCATCGCTTGGGCGCGGGCGCTGGGTGAATTTGGGCCGATCTTGGTCTTCGCCGGTGCGACTCGGATGCGTACCGAGGTGCTTTCGACGACCGTGTTTTTGGAATTGAGCATCGGGCAACTAGACGCCGCGGTGGCGGTATCGCTGTTGATGGTCGCCATGGCCGTCATCGTGCTGTTGATTTTGCGAGTCTTGGGAACGGGGCTGAATGCATGA
- a CDS encoding ABC transporter ATP-binding protein, producing the protein MIELRDVTTGAGGFRISQLSFVVPQGEYAVLMGRTGRGKTTILEAICGLRKIHHGNVLIDGIDMTDWMPGDRQIGYVPQDLALFPNLTVAQHLTFALELRGRSKNEMNERCEELGDMLGITSLLDRKVDGLSGGESQRVALGRALSFHPAVLLLDEPLSALDESTRVEMQELLRRVKTTTGVTTLHVTHSSEEAAALADRRFFLDDGVLTTA; encoded by the coding sequence ATGATTGAACTTCGCGATGTGACCACCGGGGCCGGCGGTTTTCGGATTTCGCAGCTTTCGTTCGTAGTGCCGCAAGGTGAATACGCCGTGCTGATGGGACGCACCGGCCGTGGCAAGACGACAATCCTGGAGGCCATCTGCGGCCTCCGCAAAATTCATCACGGTAACGTTTTGATCGACGGAATCGACATGACGGATTGGATGCCCGGCGACCGGCAAATCGGCTACGTGCCCCAAGACCTTGCTCTGTTTCCTAACTTGACCGTCGCACAGCATCTGACCTTTGCCCTTGAGTTGCGTGGCCGTTCGAAAAATGAAATGAATGAACGCTGTGAAGAACTGGGCGACATGCTGGGGATCACGTCGCTGTTGGATCGCAAAGTTGACGGCTTGAGCGGTGGGGAATCGCAGCGAGTGGCGCTGGGCCGCGCGTTGTCGTTTCACCCCGCGGTGCTGTTGCTGGATGAACCGCTAAGCGCCTTGGACGAATCGACTCGCGTCGAGATGCAGGAGTTGCTGCGGCGGGTGAAAACCACCACCGGCGTGACCACCTTGCACGTCACGCACAGCAGCGAAGAGGCGGCGGCATTGGCCGATCGACGGTTCTTCTTAGACGATGGCGTGCTGACGACCGCGTGA
- the moeB gene encoding molybdopterin-synthase adenylyltransferase MoeB: protein MNQDSTAWSPEERHRYARHLSLPEVGLEGQAKLRAASVLIIGVGGLGSPVAMYLAAAGVGRLGIVDPDRVEYSNLQRQVIHSSDRVGCPKVESATESITRINPFTAVTAIDAALTSDNAMEIASDYDIVIDGTDNFATRYLVNDVCVLLNKPNCYGSIFRFEGQASVFGHSGGPCYRCLYPQPPAPGTVPNCAEGGVLGVLPGLVGTIQATEAIKLILGIGDSLSGRLLLIDAADMQFRQMKIRRNPDCPVCGDSPTITAPIDYDQFCGVSSAQADNDQQSPWDIEPAELQRLLSEQTEFILIDVREPHEYAICNLGGTLIPLAELADRHRELPADKPLVVHCKLGLRSAKATRQLRELGYKDVRNLRGGIDAWSVQIDQTIPRY, encoded by the coding sequence ATGAACCAAGACTCAACGGCTTGGTCACCGGAGGAACGGCACCGATACGCGCGACACCTGAGCTTGCCGGAAGTTGGCTTGGAGGGACAAGCCAAACTACGCGCCGCATCGGTGTTGATTATTGGAGTCGGCGGACTGGGGTCGCCGGTGGCGATGTACCTGGCGGCCGCCGGCGTGGGACGACTGGGCATCGTCGATCCGGACCGCGTCGAATACTCCAATCTGCAACGGCAAGTCATTCACTCCAGCGATCGCGTTGGCTGCCCGAAAGTCGAATCGGCCACCGAGTCGATTACTCGGATCAATCCCTTTACAGCCGTGACGGCAATTGACGCAGCGTTGACAAGTGACAATGCAATGGAGATCGCCAGCGACTATGACATCGTCATCGACGGCACCGATAACTTTGCGACCCGCTATCTGGTCAACGACGTCTGCGTACTGTTGAACAAGCCGAACTGCTACGGTTCGATCTTTCGCTTCGAAGGTCAAGCGTCCGTGTTTGGCCACTCAGGCGGCCCCTGTTACCGGTGCCTGTATCCACAACCGCCCGCTCCCGGCACCGTGCCCAACTGTGCCGAAGGAGGCGTGCTGGGGGTCCTGCCAGGACTCGTGGGCACCATTCAAGCCACCGAAGCGATCAAGTTGATCCTTGGTATCGGTGACTCGCTGTCTGGCCGATTGCTACTGATCGACGCCGCGGACATGCAGTTCCGGCAGATGAAAATTCGCCGCAACCCGGACTGTCCCGTGTGCGGTGACTCGCCGACCATCACCGCACCGATCGACTACGATCAATTTTGCGGCGTATCTTCAGCGCAGGCTGACAACGACCAGCAAAGCCCGTGGGATATCGAACCCGCAGAACTGCAACGCCTGCTTTCCGAGCAAACGGAATTCATCCTGATCGACGTGCGAGAACCACACGAGTACGCCATCTGCAATCTTGGCGGGACCTTGATCCCACTGGCAGAGCTTGCCGATCGACATCGCGAATTGCCGGCCGACAAACCGCTTGTGGTGCACTGCAAACTAGGCCTACGGAGCGCCAAGGCAACGCGTCAACTGCGAGAGCTGGGATATAAAGACGTGCGAAATTTGCGGGGCGGGATCGATGCCTGGTCGGTACAGATCGACCAGACGATTCCGCGATATTAA
- a CDS encoding MoaD/ThiS family protein — MKVIIPTSLRQHTEGQGVVDVQGQTLEDALSSLVDAYPTLKPQLLEPSGQLVSHVNIFINDTNVRDLDDGGASLAASDEILLVPAIAGG, encoded by the coding sequence ATGAAGGTCATCATCCCCACATCTCTGCGGCAGCATACCGAAGGGCAAGGCGTCGTCGACGTCCAAGGCCAGACGCTTGAGGACGCGTTGTCGTCGCTGGTCGACGCCTACCCCACTCTAAAACCTCAACTGCTCGAACCTTCCGGACAGTTGGTTTCCCACGTCAACATTTTCATTAACGACACCAACGTGCGTGACTTGGACGACGGCGGAGCTTCGCTTGCCGCATCCGACGAGATTCTGCTGGTGCCGGCAATCGCGGGTGGTTGA
- a CDS encoding HesA/MoeB/ThiF family protein, which translates to MPPLPTLTSEERSIYEWQMWVPDFGEAGQQKLKDASVMISRVGGVGSVVAYELAAAGVGKMVLAHAGNVKPSDLNRQLLMTHDWIGKPRIESIRRRLLELNPRLEIVAVEENVSFENAGALVEQCDLVVDCAPLFPERFAMNEHAVRQGKPMVECAMYEFEAHITSIIPARSPCLRCLFPEAPPTWKRQFPVFGAVSGTVACMGAVEAIKIIAGLGDPLTGRLLKMDLREMSFRTLKYARRDDCPVCSQPSN; encoded by the coding sequence ATGCCCCCTCTCCCAACCTTAACCAGCGAAGAACGGTCCATCTACGAATGGCAGATGTGGGTACCGGATTTTGGCGAAGCTGGACAGCAAAAACTGAAAGATGCATCGGTGATGATCTCACGGGTCGGCGGCGTGGGCAGCGTGGTCGCTTACGAACTGGCGGCCGCCGGCGTCGGCAAGATGGTGCTGGCTCATGCGGGAAACGTCAAACCGAGCGATTTGAATCGACAATTGCTGATGACGCACGATTGGATCGGCAAGCCTCGGATTGAATCCATCCGCCGCCGCCTGCTGGAACTCAATCCACGGTTGGAAATCGTGGCCGTCGAAGAAAACGTGAGCTTCGAAAATGCGGGCGCTCTGGTCGAACAGTGCGATCTGGTCGTCGATTGTGCTCCGCTGTTCCCCGAACGGTTCGCAATGAATGAACATGCCGTTCGTCAAGGCAAACCGATGGTCGAATGCGCGATGTACGAATTCGAAGCCCACATCACCAGCATCATCCCCGCCCGCTCGCCCTGCCTCCGTTGCCTGTTTCCTGAAGCCCCACCGACGTGGAAGCGTCAGTTCCCTGTGTTTGGCGCTGTCTCCGGAACGGTGGCCTGCATGGGCGCGGTCGAAGCCATCAAAATCATTGCTGGGCTCGGCGACCCGCTAACCGGCCGCTTACTTAAAATGGATCTCCGCGAGATGAGCTTCCGCACATTGAAGTACGCCCGCCGCGACGACTGCCCGGTCTGCAGCCAACCCTCGAACTAG
- a CDS encoding LamG-like jellyroll fold domain-containing protein, whose amino-acid sequence MLCVAFANAQQPQRVQQWRFEQTNFSGSVLRGLGSAKATTVKPPEFDDEGLLIFSGEQHLLVDQSSVPDLPRGSFTVEAWVRLEQTDRWGGMFGCLQKVDASGGALNGWKGWSLGTNAERFEMRCSDGDKLIAATATDPIAFGEWQHVVGVCDTTKSELRLYIDGKLSAEMGFVADSISYPDASFNTPLAIGWCEAEGKAYSIMGHVRELRLYEGVADESLIAAHVEWSQELPDRALEFSVRPGVRFLTPTSAEIRWDTTVAGEAGVAYGPTKKLGKIAFSSSTGRSHRVTLTDLIPGKNYWYRFGLVEDGKRTFSPLYQFDGTMNYSPPVTDVAADQELVDRIRSSLDQLGGFAVVEQGIDPAWAEAVADATSMTVVVCADEQQQMDQLRRRWYEQDAYGIRLSVQDPSSVPAAFSNLVVVDGAGALDGLRWRSATGCVIALHQRPEAAELQWQKFGSDAWFGRPANTSEKVAEWGHQYGSAGNAVYSGERLDEIDKTEDLEMRWIGRPGADFGTDRQPRMPAPLAIGGRLFHQGMNRMIALDAFNGAVLWSLEIPDLRRVNLPRDSSNWCADANQLYVAVKDRLWVIDAASGTMKDALVLPEPFAEAHEWGYLANTDDLIIGSATKAGSAYTSFFGRYNWFEASDAASTAKVSGDALVAYEKTAGSVRWTYPADGIVHSTIAIEGSHIYFVEVDDPSLKDAKTGKLLDSQIWPSASIVCLDSRTGEKLWQSASPVSQDQVLISFGISDDSQYILQTSAGGYYQLAAFDAETGKPTWSRDVKWSADDHSAHFQHAIAMNDRLYVHPEILDASDGSVIQTGTLGTRRGCATPVGLGNAVLFRGGSGPISFWSLKSDTRTEITRMRPSCWLSTIAAQGMLFSPEGGGGCSCGGWMETSIGFAPKSSKVKK is encoded by the coding sequence ATGTTGTGCGTTGCCTTTGCAAATGCTCAGCAACCCCAGCGGGTGCAACAGTGGCGATTTGAGCAAACGAATTTTTCCGGTTCGGTACTGCGCGGTTTAGGTAGCGCGAAAGCCACGACCGTTAAGCCGCCGGAATTTGATGACGAGGGCTTGCTGATTTTTTCCGGCGAACAACATTTGCTGGTGGATCAATCGTCCGTGCCCGACCTGCCTCGCGGCAGCTTTACGGTGGAGGCTTGGGTGCGTTTGGAGCAAACGGATCGTTGGGGAGGCATGTTTGGCTGCCTGCAAAAAGTGGACGCTTCCGGCGGTGCCTTAAACGGTTGGAAAGGTTGGTCGCTGGGAACCAACGCCGAACGCTTTGAGATGCGGTGCTCCGATGGAGACAAGTTGATTGCCGCAACCGCCACGGACCCGATTGCGTTTGGCGAGTGGCAGCATGTCGTAGGCGTTTGCGATACCACCAAGTCGGAACTAAGGCTCTACATCGATGGCAAGTTAAGTGCCGAGATGGGGTTTGTCGCGGATTCCATTTCTTATCCCGACGCATCATTCAACACACCGTTGGCGATCGGTTGGTGCGAAGCTGAGGGCAAAGCCTACTCGATCATGGGCCACGTTCGTGAACTTCGCCTGTACGAAGGTGTCGCGGACGAAAGCCTGATCGCAGCGCACGTTGAATGGAGTCAAGAGTTGCCGGACAGGGCGTTGGAATTTTCCGTTCGTCCCGGTGTTCGGTTTCTGACGCCAACCTCCGCGGAAATTCGCTGGGACACTACTGTTGCGGGTGAGGCCGGTGTGGCATACGGGCCAACCAAAAAGCTTGGCAAGATCGCATTCTCCAGCAGCACTGGACGCAGCCATCGCGTGACGCTGACCGATTTGATCCCCGGCAAAAACTATTGGTATCGGTTTGGATTGGTCGAAGACGGCAAACGCACCTTCAGTCCGCTCTACCAATTCGACGGCACGATGAATTACTCGCCGCCCGTAACGGACGTCGCCGCCGACCAAGAGCTTGTCGACCGTATTCGATCCTCGCTTGATCAGTTGGGCGGTTTTGCGGTTGTCGAGCAAGGCATCGATCCAGCCTGGGCCGAAGCGGTCGCCGATGCAACTTCGATGACGGTTGTGGTGTGTGCCGACGAACAGCAGCAGATGGATCAACTGCGCCGGCGGTGGTACGAACAAGACGCCTATGGAATTCGCTTGTCGGTCCAAGATCCGAGCAGCGTACCCGCGGCGTTTTCCAACTTGGTGGTCGTCGACGGTGCCGGGGCGCTGGACGGTTTGCGGTGGCGATCGGCGACCGGCTGTGTGATCGCGCTCCACCAACGCCCTGAAGCAGCGGAGTTGCAGTGGCAGAAGTTTGGCAGCGATGCCTGGTTCGGCCGACCGGCGAACACCTCCGAGAAGGTGGCCGAGTGGGGGCATCAGTACGGCAGTGCGGGCAACGCCGTGTATTCGGGCGAGCGGCTGGATGAGATCGACAAGACGGAAGATTTGGAAATGCGTTGGATCGGACGACCCGGCGCGGACTTTGGTACCGACCGACAACCCCGCATGCCCGCGCCGCTGGCCATCGGCGGACGTTTGTTTCATCAGGGCATGAATCGCATGATCGCATTGGACGCCTTTAACGGCGCCGTGCTCTGGTCGTTGGAAATTCCGGACCTGCGTCGCGTGAATCTGCCTCGCGACTCATCCAATTGGTGTGCCGATGCGAACCAGTTATATGTCGCCGTCAAAGACCGTTTGTGGGTGATCGACGCGGCGTCGGGAACGATGAAGGATGCATTGGTGTTGCCGGAACCCTTTGCCGAGGCTCACGAATGGGGCTACCTGGCGAACACGGACGACTTGATCATCGGCAGTGCCACCAAAGCGGGCAGTGCTTATACGTCGTTCTTCGGCAGATACAACTGGTTCGAAGCCAGCGACGCCGCGTCCACGGCCAAGGTCAGCGGCGACGCCCTGGTGGCTTATGAAAAAACGGCAGGCTCGGTCAGGTGGACCTATCCGGCGGACGGGATCGTGCATTCCACGATCGCCATCGAAGGTTCACATATCTACTTTGTGGAAGTGGACGATCCGAGTCTAAAAGACGCCAAAACCGGCAAGCTGCTCGATAGCCAGATCTGGCCCTCCGCTTCCATTGTTTGTCTCGACAGTCGAACCGGCGAGAAACTGTGGCAATCGGCATCCCCGGTTTCGCAAGATCAGGTGCTGATCAGCTTTGGCATCAGCGACGATTCCCAATACATCCTGCAAACGTCGGCCGGTGGGTATTATCAACTGGCCGCGTTTGACGCCGAGACCGGAAAGCCAACCTGGTCACGGGACGTGAAATGGTCGGCTGACGATCATAGCGCTCACTTCCAACATGCGATTGCGATGAACGACCGCTTGTACGTGCATCCGGAAATTCTGGATGCGAGCGATGGCAGTGTGATCCAGACGGGCACGTTGGGTACACGCCGTGGTTGTGCGACGCCGGTGGGACTGGGCAACGCGGTCCTGTTCCGTGGCGGCTCTGGGCCGATATCGTTCTGGTCGCTCAAAAGTGACACCCGAACGGAAATCACGCGGATGCGCCCCAGTTGTTGGCTCAGTACGATCGCCGCTCAAGGCATGTTGTTCTCTCCTGAAGGTGGCGGCGGTTGCTCCTGTGGCGGTTGGATGGAAACGTCGATCGGTTTTGCTCCCAAAAGTTCCAAGGTGAAGAAATGA